Proteins co-encoded in one Equus caballus isolate H_3958 breed thoroughbred chromosome 31, TB-T2T, whole genome shotgun sequence genomic window:
- the KIF25 gene encoding kinesin-like protein KIF25 isoform X4, giving the protein MTGKSSHAATRFCLLCDEQEGLQRGTRSSLAQLCRVIQKVKQDRKELRSSSLDLLRDCQGQQQDCGSEIVTAVQGAQRHHEAVLAWQSKAGCLEQSLRETTERYQLEKQKRKQLHNRLVELKGNIRVHCRIRPALPFDKESEDPLSQNSSVSAEVAHAVDDETVLVRWDRPGHPWINKTYNFERVYGPAESQRVVFEEVCPLLTSLLDGYNVCIMAYGQTGSGKSYTMMGPHSRKEPVLPVESQGDLGIIPRAAEELFRLISENPSRSPKVAVSVVEVYNNDIFDLLAKDSCAVTSGVKREVLTTKAGKKEIPSLTYESVHSTEEFLTLVDGRLRLRAKHATLVHADSSRSHLIITVTLTTAPSWDSPANRQSDVSVLKEPDCPSPRQPATGRRHSAAHRTSSWSPGAAPEGPTGHMEQVHAKLQLVDLAGSECAGVSGVTGAALRETSFINRSLAALADVLGALSERRGHVPYRNSKLTHLLQDVLGNSVPPEGETAVPLLRGELAPPGHTSSGGLLALWVTIVPSLIFLALSLAPAHFPVLLCGPTLGLACLLGA; this is encoded by the exons ATGACGGGGAAAAGCAGCCACGCGGCCACCCGTTTCTGCCTCCTGTGCGACGAGCAGGAAGGGCTGCAGAGGGGCACCCGCTCCAGCCTGGCCCAGCTCTGCCGTGTCATCCAG AAAGTGAAACAAGACAGAAAGGAGCTGCGTTCCTCTTCCCTGGACCTCTTGAGAGACTGCCAGGGCCAGCAGCAGGACTGTGGCTCAGAGATCGTGACGGCCGTCCAGGGCGCACAGCGGCACCACGAGGCTGTGCTGG CGTGGCAGTCCAAGGCGGGATGCCTGGAGCAGTCCTTACGGGAGACAACCGAGCGATATCAACTGGAGAAGCAGAAGCGGAAACAGCTCCACAACCGTCTGGTG GAGCTGAAAGGGAATATCAGAGTTCACTGCCGGATTCGTCCTGCGCTGCCTTTCGATAAGGAATCTGAAGATCCCCTTTCACAGAACAG CTCCGTGTCGGCAGAAGTGGCCCACGCAGTCGATGAC GAAACTGTCCTGGTGAGATGGGATCGGCCTGGTCACCCTTGGATTAACAAGACGTATAATTTTGAAAG AGTTTACGGTCCAGCAGAATCTCAAAGGGTGGTATTTGAAGAGGTGTGTCCGCTACTCACGTCTCTCTTGGATGG GTACAATGTTTGCATCATGGCTTACGGACAGACAGGAAGTGGGAAGAGCTACACCATGATGGGCCCGCATTCCAGAAAGGAGCCTGTCCTGCCGGTGGAATCTCAGGGTGACTTGGGAATCATTCCCAGAGCTGCCGAAGAGCTCTTCAG gctcatTTCAGAAAATCCATCAAGGAGCCCGAAGGTTGCAGTGTCCGTAGTGGAAGTTTATAATAACGACATTTTCGACCTTCTGGCCAAAGACAGTTGTGCGGTGACATCTGGGGTCAAGCGTGAGGTGCTGACAACGAAGGCGGGAAAGAAGGAGATCCCTTCGCTGACCTACGA GTCCGTCCACAGCACAGAGGAGTTCCTGACGCTCGTGGATGGCCGCCTGCGGCTCAGGGCGAAGCATGCCACCCTTGTGCACGCTGACTCGTCCAGGTCTCACCTGATAATAACGGTGACTCTGACCACCGCCCCCTCCTGGGACAGCCCCG CCAACCGGCAGTCAGATGTGTCAGTGCTCAAGGAGCCTGACTGCCCCTCGCCCCGGCAGCCGGCCACGGGGAGAAGGCACAGCGCTGCCCACCGAACCTCATCCTGGTCCCCGGGGGCCGCACCCGAGGGCCCCACTGGACACATGGAGCAGGTGCACGCCAAGCTGCAGCTGGTGGACCTGGCGGGCAGCGAGTGTGCCG GCGTGTCTGGAGTGACAGGAGCAGCCCTGAGGGAGACATCGTTTATCAACCGGAGCCTGGCGGCCCTGGCTGATGTCCTGGGGGCCCTGTCGGAGCGCAGAGGCCACGTCCCGTACCGGAACAGCAAGCTCACCCACTTACTCCAGGATGTTCTCGGTAATTCGGTGCCCCCAGAAGGAGAAACTGCTGTCCCCCTGCTCCGGGGGGAGCTCGCTCCTCCTGGCCACACCTCCTCTGGGGGCCTCCTGGCTCTCTGGGTCACCATTGTCCCTTCCTTGATATTTCTAGCGCTGTCATTAGCACCTGCACACTTCCCCGTTCTCCTGTGTGGTCCCACACTGGGGTTGGCTTGTTTACTAGGCGCATGA
- the KIF25 gene encoding kinesin-like protein KIF25 isoform X5 — MPARGGRWAGFWEQRARQLQRQVQAKEERIVELETENAILHLKLAEYQEMTGKSSHAATRFCLLCDEQEGLQRGTRSSLAQLCRVIQKVKQDRKELRSSSLDLLRDCQGQQQDCGSEIVTAVQGAQRHHEAVLAWQSKAGCLEQSLRETTERYQLEKQKRKQLHNRLVELKGNIRVHCRIRPALPFDKESEDPLSQNSSVSAEVAHAVDDETVLVRWDRPGHPWINKTYNFERVYGPAESQRVVFEEVCPLLTSLLDGLISENPSRSPKVAVSVVEVYNNDIFDLLAKDSCAVTSGVKREVLTTKAGKKEIPSLTYESVHSTEEFLTLVDGRLRLRAKHATLVHADSSRSHLIITVTLTTAPSWDSPANRQSDVSVLKEPDCPSPRQPATGRRHSAAHRTSSWSPGAAPEGPTGHMEQVHAKLQLVDLAGSECAGVSGVTGAALRETSFINRSLAALADVLGALSERRGHVPYRNSKLTHLLQDVLGNSVPPEGETAVPLLRGELAPPGHTSSGGLLALWVTIVPSLIFLALSLAPAHFPVLLCGPTLGLACLLGA; from the exons TACCAAGAAATGACGGGGAAAAGCAGCCACGCGGCCACCCGTTTCTGCCTCCTGTGCGACGAGCAGGAAGGGCTGCAGAGGGGCACCCGCTCCAGCCTGGCCCAGCTCTGCCGTGTCATCCAG AAAGTGAAACAAGACAGAAAGGAGCTGCGTTCCTCTTCCCTGGACCTCTTGAGAGACTGCCAGGGCCAGCAGCAGGACTGTGGCTCAGAGATCGTGACGGCCGTCCAGGGCGCACAGCGGCACCACGAGGCTGTGCTGG CGTGGCAGTCCAAGGCGGGATGCCTGGAGCAGTCCTTACGGGAGACAACCGAGCGATATCAACTGGAGAAGCAGAAGCGGAAACAGCTCCACAACCGTCTGGTG GAGCTGAAAGGGAATATCAGAGTTCACTGCCGGATTCGTCCTGCGCTGCCTTTCGATAAGGAATCTGAAGATCCCCTTTCACAGAACAG CTCCGTGTCGGCAGAAGTGGCCCACGCAGTCGATGAC GAAACTGTCCTGGTGAGATGGGATCGGCCTGGTCACCCTTGGATTAACAAGACGTATAATTTTGAAAG AGTTTACGGTCCAGCAGAATCTCAAAGGGTGGTATTTGAAGAGGTGTGTCCGCTACTCACGTCTCTCTTGGATGG gctcatTTCAGAAAATCCATCAAGGAGCCCGAAGGTTGCAGTGTCCGTAGTGGAAGTTTATAATAACGACATTTTCGACCTTCTGGCCAAAGACAGTTGTGCGGTGACATCTGGGGTCAAGCGTGAGGTGCTGACAACGAAGGCGGGAAAGAAGGAGATCCCTTCGCTGACCTACGA GTCCGTCCACAGCACAGAGGAGTTCCTGACGCTCGTGGATGGCCGCCTGCGGCTCAGGGCGAAGCATGCCACCCTTGTGCACGCTGACTCGTCCAGGTCTCACCTGATAATAACGGTGACTCTGACCACCGCCCCCTCCTGGGACAGCCCCG CCAACCGGCAGTCAGATGTGTCAGTGCTCAAGGAGCCTGACTGCCCCTCGCCCCGGCAGCCGGCCACGGGGAGAAGGCACAGCGCTGCCCACCGAACCTCATCCTGGTCCCCGGGGGCCGCACCCGAGGGCCCCACTGGACACATGGAGCAGGTGCACGCCAAGCTGCAGCTGGTGGACCTGGCGGGCAGCGAGTGTGCCG GCGTGTCTGGAGTGACAGGAGCAGCCCTGAGGGAGACATCGTTTATCAACCGGAGCCTGGCGGCCCTGGCTGATGTCCTGGGGGCCCTGTCGGAGCGCAGAGGCCACGTCCCGTACCGGAACAGCAAGCTCACCCACTTACTCCAGGATGTTCTCGGTAATTCGGTGCCCCCAGAAGGAGAAACTGCTGTCCCCCTGCTCCGGGGGGAGCTCGCTCCTCCTGGCCACACCTCCTCTGGGGGCCTCCTGGCTCTCTGGGTCACCATTGTCCCTTCCTTGATATTTCTAGCGCTGTCATTAGCACCTGCACACTTCCCCGTTCTCCTGTGTGGTCCCACACTGGGGTTGGCTTGTTTACTAGGCGCATGA
- the KIF25 gene encoding kinesin-like protein KIF25 isoform X1, giving the protein MPARGGRWAGFWEQRARQLQRQVQAKEERIVELETENAILHLKLAEYQEMTGKSSHAATRFCLLCDEQEGLQRGTRSSLAQLCRVIQKVKQDRKELRSSSLDLLRDCQGQQQDCGSEIVTAVQGAQRHHEAVLAWQSKAGCLEQSLRETTERYQLEKQKRKQLHNRLVELKGNIRVHCRIRPALPFDKESEDPLSQNSSVSAEVAHAVDDETVLVRWDRPGHPWINKTYNFERVYGPAESQRVVFEEVCPLLTSLLDGYNVCIMAYGQTGSGKSYTMMGPHSRKEPVLPVESQGDLGIIPRAAEELFRLISENPSRSPKVAVSVVEVYNNDIFDLLAKDSCAVTSGVKREVLTTKAGKKEIPSLTYESVHSTEEFLTLVDGRLRLRAKHATLVHADSSRSHLIITVTLTTAPSWDSPANRQSDVSVLKEPDCPSPRQPATGRRHSAAHRTSSWSPGAAPEGPTGHMEQVHAKLQLVDLAGSECAGVSGVTGAALRETSFINRSLAALADVLGALSERRGHVPYRNSKLTHLLQDVLGNSVPPEGETAVPLLRGELAPPGHTSSGGLLALWVTIVPSLIFLALSLAPAHFPVLLCGPTLGLACLLGA; this is encoded by the exons TACCAAGAAATGACGGGGAAAAGCAGCCACGCGGCCACCCGTTTCTGCCTCCTGTGCGACGAGCAGGAAGGGCTGCAGAGGGGCACCCGCTCCAGCCTGGCCCAGCTCTGCCGTGTCATCCAG AAAGTGAAACAAGACAGAAAGGAGCTGCGTTCCTCTTCCCTGGACCTCTTGAGAGACTGCCAGGGCCAGCAGCAGGACTGTGGCTCAGAGATCGTGACGGCCGTCCAGGGCGCACAGCGGCACCACGAGGCTGTGCTGG CGTGGCAGTCCAAGGCGGGATGCCTGGAGCAGTCCTTACGGGAGACAACCGAGCGATATCAACTGGAGAAGCAGAAGCGGAAACAGCTCCACAACCGTCTGGTG GAGCTGAAAGGGAATATCAGAGTTCACTGCCGGATTCGTCCTGCGCTGCCTTTCGATAAGGAATCTGAAGATCCCCTTTCACAGAACAG CTCCGTGTCGGCAGAAGTGGCCCACGCAGTCGATGAC GAAACTGTCCTGGTGAGATGGGATCGGCCTGGTCACCCTTGGATTAACAAGACGTATAATTTTGAAAG AGTTTACGGTCCAGCAGAATCTCAAAGGGTGGTATTTGAAGAGGTGTGTCCGCTACTCACGTCTCTCTTGGATGG GTACAATGTTTGCATCATGGCTTACGGACAGACAGGAAGTGGGAAGAGCTACACCATGATGGGCCCGCATTCCAGAAAGGAGCCTGTCCTGCCGGTGGAATCTCAGGGTGACTTGGGAATCATTCCCAGAGCTGCCGAAGAGCTCTTCAG gctcatTTCAGAAAATCCATCAAGGAGCCCGAAGGTTGCAGTGTCCGTAGTGGAAGTTTATAATAACGACATTTTCGACCTTCTGGCCAAAGACAGTTGTGCGGTGACATCTGGGGTCAAGCGTGAGGTGCTGACAACGAAGGCGGGAAAGAAGGAGATCCCTTCGCTGACCTACGA GTCCGTCCACAGCACAGAGGAGTTCCTGACGCTCGTGGATGGCCGCCTGCGGCTCAGGGCGAAGCATGCCACCCTTGTGCACGCTGACTCGTCCAGGTCTCACCTGATAATAACGGTGACTCTGACCACCGCCCCCTCCTGGGACAGCCCCG CCAACCGGCAGTCAGATGTGTCAGTGCTCAAGGAGCCTGACTGCCCCTCGCCCCGGCAGCCGGCCACGGGGAGAAGGCACAGCGCTGCCCACCGAACCTCATCCTGGTCCCCGGGGGCCGCACCCGAGGGCCCCACTGGACACATGGAGCAGGTGCACGCCAAGCTGCAGCTGGTGGACCTGGCGGGCAGCGAGTGTGCCG GCGTGTCTGGAGTGACAGGAGCAGCCCTGAGGGAGACATCGTTTATCAACCGGAGCCTGGCGGCCCTGGCTGATGTCCTGGGGGCCCTGTCGGAGCGCAGAGGCCACGTCCCGTACCGGAACAGCAAGCTCACCCACTTACTCCAGGATGTTCTCGGTAATTCGGTGCCCCCAGAAGGAGAAACTGCTGTCCCCCTGCTCCGGGGGGAGCTCGCTCCTCCTGGCCACACCTCCTCTGGGGGCCTCCTGGCTCTCTGGGTCACCATTGTCCCTTCCTTGATATTTCTAGCGCTGTCATTAGCACCTGCACACTTCCCCGTTCTCCTGTGTGGTCCCACACTGGGGTTGGCTTGTTTACTAGGCGCATGA